The DNA window CCGTCGGCGTACGCCCAGGCGGCCTGCCGGGCCGCGCCCAGCGCGACGTACTGCGCCGGCGGCGGCACCGAGATCGGTACGCCGAACACGGTCGGCGCCACGGCCTGGACGACCGGCGAACGGGCCGCGCCGCCGATCAGCAGCACCCGGCGGACGGCGACGTCCTGCGCGCGCAACGCGTCCAGCCCCGCGGCCAGCCCGCTGAGCATGCCCTCGACGGCGGCGCGCGCCACGTTCTCCCGCGTCATCGCGCCGCGGCGCAGGTTGTGCAGCGAGCCGGCGGCGGTCGGCAGATTGGGCGTGCGTTCGCCGTCGAGGTACGGCAGCAGCACCAGCCCGCCGGCGCCGGGCGACGCGGCGAGCGCGAGCTGGTTGAACTCCGGCAGCGAGACACCGAGCAGCTCCGCCGTCGCCGAGATCACCCGTGCCGCGTTCAGCGTGCAGACGAGCGGCAGGTAGCGGCCGGTCGCGTCGGCGAAGCCGGCGACGAAGCCCGACTCGTCCGCGGTCGGCTTGTCGTGCACGGCGAAGACCGTCCCGCTCGTTCCCAACGAGACCACGACGTCGCCCGGCTCGAGGCCCAGGCCGAGCGCCGCGCCCATGTTGTCGCCGGTGCCAGCCGACACCGCGACGCCGGCGGCGGTCGAGCCGGCCAGCTCGGCCGGCCCCAGCACGCGGGGCAGCTGGGGTACGCGGCCGAACGCGAGCTCGAGCAGGTCCGTGCGGTACTCCCCGGTCGCCGGCGACCAGTACGACGTGCCGGACGCGTCGCCGCGGTCCGTCACGGGCTCGGTCTGACCGGTCAACCGCCAGGTCAGGTAGTCGTGCGGAAGCATCACGGTCGCGACCCGCGCCGCGTTCGCCGGCTCGTGCTCGGCCAGCCAGGCGAGCTTGGTGACGGTCATCGCCGCGAGCGGAACGGACCCGGTCGCCTCGACCCACGCCTTCGGCCCGCCGAGCTCCTGAACGAGCCGGGTGGCGGCGTCGGCCGAACGGGTGTCGTTCCAGAGCAGCGCGGGACGTACGACGTCGCCGCGCTCGTCCACCGTCACCATGCCGTGCTGCTGGCCGCCAACGCCGATCGCGACGACGTCGCCGAGCAGCCCGTCGCCGGCCTGCTGGAGCGCGTCCCACCACGCCTCCGGCGGGCACTCGGTGCCGTCCGGGTGCTGCGCCGTCGCTTCAGCGAGCACGTCGCCGGAGTCGGCGTCGCAGATCACGACCTTCGTGGACTGGGTGGAGGAGTCGACTCCCGCGACCTTCGGCATGCCCTCGATCCTAGGCCGCGACTTCGCCGACTCTCAGCCGTCGCTCGGCGACGCCGAGCAGACGCGCGTGCAACCGGTGCAGCAGATCGTCGGCGGCGCGGCCGAGCCGCACGTCCCAGGTGCGCTCGGCGGCACGGCGCGCGGCCCTGCGGTGATCCGCGGCATGGTGCGCACCGGCGAGGGCCAGGGCCAGGTCGCCGTCGGCGATCGTCGCCTCGACCGGGCACGCCGGGCGGGTGTGGGCAGGCACATGCTCGAGGGTGTGGGTACTGAGCACGTAGCGCAGTGGGCCGGGATCGCCCAGCCCGCCAGGGGCGACCGTGAGGCTGACGTACTGCGCGAGGAGGCCCGCTGCCGCGCTGACGGAGAGCGCGGCGACGTTCTCGCCCTGGTCGCCGCCGTTGCCGGCGATGTAGCGCTGGTCGTCGAGGTCGCCGGCACGGTCGGCGGTCACGGCAGCCAGGTTCAGCTGTCCGTTGCAGGCCAAGCACGGCCGGCCGGGGCGGACGACGTGCGAGCGCCAGGTCGCCCCTCGCATGCCGTTGCCGTCGGAGAAGGCGTCGACGCCGATGCCGCCGTCGACGACCGGGATCAGGTGCGCGTACGCCACGCTGTTGAGGACCGCCCGAGCCCACGGACGGTCGACGCAGCTGAAGATCACGTCGAAGTCGAGCGCCGCCGCCAAGCCCGCTGGCTCACAGACGCTGAGCTCCGAAGTCTCCAGCCGCAAGCTCGCCGCCGTCGCGTTGAGATCGACGAGCCGTCCGACCACGTCGACCTTCGACCGGCGCAGCCAGGCGTCGACCCGCGTCGCGCCGACCAGCCGGTCGAGGTTGTGCTCCTCGACGGTGTCGAAGTCCATCAGCCCGATCCGCGTCACCCCCGTCGCCGCCAGCCGCACCGCGACGTCGAGACCCACCGACCCGGCGCCGACGACGAGCACGGCACGACGCGTGAGGTCGCGGTGTGTCCGCTCGCCCCACGAGGCAACGGTGCGGGCCTGGCCGCGCCGCGTCCTGGGCGGCGGAACGAGGTCGTCGTTCCAGCTGACGACGAGCCGGTCGCCGACGACCCGGACGT is part of the Tenggerimyces flavus genome and encodes:
- the xylB gene encoding xylulokinase → MPKVAGVDSSTQSTKVVICDADSGDVLAEATAQHPDGTECPPEAWWDALQQAGDGLLGDVVAIGVGGQQHGMVTVDERGDVVRPALLWNDTRSADAATRLVQELGGPKAWVEATGSVPLAAMTVTKLAWLAEHEPANAARVATVMLPHDYLTWRLTGQTEPVTDRGDASGTSYWSPATGEYRTDLLELAFGRVPQLPRVLGPAELAGSTAAGVAVSAGTGDNMGAALGLGLEPGDVVVSLGTSGTVFAVHDKPTADESGFVAGFADATGRYLPLVCTLNAARVISATAELLGVSLPEFNQLALAASPGAGGLVLLPYLDGERTPNLPTAAGSLHNLRRGAMTRENVARAAVEGMLSGLAAGLDALRAQDVAVRRVLLIGGAARSPVVQAVAPTVFGVPISVPPPAQYVALGAARQAAWAYADGAAPPHWDLGETTVRDDIDETAGEQIRAAYAEAQSSLYG
- a CDS encoding HesA/MoeB/ThiF family protein, which translates into the protein MTQRTSVAMTADTHDALARALLLDGREDVRLATYRPSTGATRRTALVRRLVPPEPGELGFRGNAALTGRYVRRAATLAWADSCGLILAHGHPGEQGWQGVSGADRETEAAYADLAQEITGLPLVGLTLASDQSWTARHWDRDVGATVAENVRVVGDRLVVSWNDDLVPPPRTRRGQARTVASWGERTHRDLTRRAVLVVGAGSVGLDVAVRLAATGVTRIGLMDFDTVEEHNLDRLVGATRVDAWLRRSKVDVVGRLVDLNATAASLRLETSELSVCEPAGLAAALDFDVIFSCVDRPWARAVLNSVAYAHLIPVVDGGIGVDAFSDGNGMRGATWRSHVVRPGRPCLACNGQLNLAAVTADRAGDLDDQRYIAGNGGDQGENVAALSVSAAAGLLAQYVSLTVAPGGLGDPGPLRYVLSTHTLEHVPAHTRPACPVEATIADGDLALALAGAHHAADHRRAARRAAERTWDVRLGRAADDLLHRLHARLLGVAERRLRVGEVAA